The Thunnus albacares chromosome 13, fThuAlb1.1, whole genome shotgun sequence genome segment GTTTGGAGAGTCAGACATTTGATTCAGTACACATCTGACCAGGCTGGTTCAGTTGTTGAGTGCTTATTTCCAGAATTAAATCTTAAAACTGAGCTTGTGAGATGTACTCAAGTGCAGAATTTAAGCCACTAGAATTTACAGTAACCTCATCAGTGAAGTACATTTCATGCTCTGAAATATCACTAACATTCAGTTGCATGTGTGGATAAAATGGTACTTACCAAGCTCTTTCATCCAGGCAGTGAGCATCTCCACAAAAGTGGCCAGCACATTCCCTCCGTTGAGTGACGCTGCCACTGCCAGGTAAGAGGAGTCGAAGTACGGGaagaaggagatggaggaggcAGGCTGAGGAGAGTCTGGAGGTTTGAAGTCAGCTGGCATGGCGTAGGTCAGCTGGGCTGAGGTGCTGATGTTAAGGACTAGGAAATTAGAAAAAGGATACAGACAGTTATCTAAGgaatatgaactaacagaaacAATCTGACATGCAAGAGACATTGATGGTGGGAACACCCGTAATccataatgtatttgttttctgtgtgctgGTTACTCTGGTTAGCTGCAAAACACCTATTTTAAATTATTCTCATATTTCCATCACAATGCTGATACACtgatcaaatgttttcattacaAAAAACGTATCTATAATAAATTAAAGCATTATCAGTGAATTAGTAGATGAGATCTAATGGATGCAACATTGTCGTCACAAAACAACGGCACGGTGCAGTCGCAATGGATTCTTTCATTTGAACTGAATAAAGTGTAAAAGGAGTGATGAATGCAGTGCATAAAGTGTGATCTCAGCCTAAGAGAGATGACTGGACTTCCTGTTTCACCTGCATCTGTCCGCGCACTCATGCAGGAGTAGACAGAGCACTGGAAGTCTCCCATGGCGGCCCCTACTGGCGTACCAGCAGGGATGCCGTGCCAGTCAGAGCACGTCTTTCCCGCCAAGCCACCAGATGGCACACACTGAGGTAGCAGGTGCAAAGGGAAGCCGGTACCCTTCAGACtagagcatgcacacacagagcggCTGGTTATGTAGGTTATACACGACACCTCCAAGATTGTAATGAACTGTGTTAAGTGGTTGCAGTTTAAACTCCAGGCAGGTAAACTACAGAACATTTATCTCGCATTTAGTACTTCTACTGACACCACATGCTTTAGCACGTAAATGAAGCATGTTACATACATGTCTGTATTCCACTGGTTGGAGGAGGTGTTGAAGAAGCCCCAGCTGGCTGCATTCTGAGGCGTCATCACACATCCGTCCAGACCACACAACATGGACACCACATAGTCCTGGATGGTACCTGCAGCTGTGAAGTCCTCAAGGAACTTGGGCCTGCAGCGAAACCACACATCATTAGATTTCACTGTGTGATTAGCAGGAATGTATGCAGTCAAAGTGGTGCAGGGGGCTCTAAATGAGGTTTTGAAAAAGTGGGTGCCAACCTGTGTTTCATGTACCAGAGGATTGTTGCACAGCCAAACCCCGTGGCTACGCTGAGATGTGAGTCTGGTTGTGGCAGAGAGGACAGGAAGCTACTGCTGCAGCGTCCGTCCTGCCAGGTGATCAGCTGACTGGCATCTCTAGCTGTGAAGAAGTCTCCGTTGGACCAGTCACAACCTGCGAGAAGCAAGAAATATGGACAAAAAAAGATAGCAGACCTTAACTTCAGCCTTTAGCCAAACAAAATAAGTAATATCTGACGTAATGGTTTTAGTTTTGTATTGATACTAAAACCTGTTGCACAGATTTTCTTGATAGATGAAGCTAAGGATTCAACCAGCAGAGGGCAACATAGTTTCTCATCAAACCTTGATGAGATGAGGCTTCATTGCAAAGCAAGTTAAGACAGAGGTCATAACTTGCTTTGGACCGccattaactttttatttttgatgtaaGAAGAGAAATCTCTTtctcacttacttacttacttacttacttaatccatatttttaaaaaaacatcttaaggTCATCAATATTTCAAACTGGATAACTGCCATAATTCAGCAATCTGAAAACACTGCTCTCTTCTTAAACTCCCATGGCTATTTCTTAAAGCCTGTGGTCTGTTTAAACATTATGTGAACTGTGGAGCCAAAACTGTGAATTATCTTTAGGTACAAGAGGTTTGTTAAGGGTTAACTTCATCTAgaggaaacacatttattacattaactgatctgtataaaaatacatacagtatgaagcaGGGGACGGCCTTTTGCTTAGATTTTAACACTCTGAACAACACTTTCAAAATATGTTGGATGAAATAGTTTATGATACATGGATGTGGAATTTTAATCTCCATTGCACATGTTCATATGGAGACTTGAAGTAACAACGTGTAGACTTGTTAGAAACATTGTCTTTGATTTCCATTGGCAGTTTCCACCCTCTGTCTCATGACCAGATTAACAAGTAACACTGAGGGGCCCTGAGGCAATCTGTCCCCTGCTAACACAATAGATACTGAAATAGTAATGCAAATTAAAAGGGAGAAGAATGAGACACAATGGACACTATGAAGACATAAACAAGTTAAAAAGCTTAATTTATTAGCACCTTTGGAAATAGCTTAAACTTCAACTGAGGATCTGTAAAGCTGCCATTTCataatgatgttaaaaaaaaacattaaatcaattGTAAAAACTGGGACCCTCACATCAGGGTGTATAATGAGGGACCCTTATTAGGGGCCCCTTCCATGGAACAGAAGAATAAAGACCATTTTACGCAAGTATAGATGGATGACCAGATGCTGCAGGCTTTAATATGGAGAGCTCTCTGTCATGAGCCCTGCATGCTTCTGGGGCCGGGGGCCCTCTTTATTTCAGGGTCATGGTTCATTATGGAATTTCATGTAGGGTTTTTGACTTATGTGCATAAACACAGATTCTGATTAAATTTACATATGTATCTACATTTTGGGGC includes the following:
- the shpk gene encoding sedoheptulokinase isoform X2 gives rise to the protein MAAYILGLDVGTTSIKAVLLDSESRSVAASHSIPTTSDISDSSGIKAKEQDTVRIIDTLNRCVGLLPRDKLQHVRSIGLSGQMHGVLFWKAKSGCDWSNGDFFTARDASQLITWQDGRCSSSFLSSLPQPDSHLSVATGFGCATILWPKFLEDFTAAGTIQDYVVSMLCGLDGCVMTPQNAASWGFFNTSSNQWNTDILKGTGFPLHLLPQCVPSGGLAGKTCSDWHGIPAGTPVGAAMGDFQCSVYSCMSARTDAVLNISTSAQLTYAMPADFKPPDSPQPASSISFFPYFDSSYLAVAASLNGGNVLATFVEMLTAWMKELGAELNEPCLYEKLICSALNQETSDLRVSPTILGERHNPLCLGQVTDISASNLSLGHVTRALCHGVLDNITSMMPAERLQQAGVSRIVGSGSALARNEVLRQEVERAFPQPVVYGQNADSAVGVAMVLCDRL
- the shpk gene encoding sedoheptulokinase isoform X1, producing the protein MAAYILGLDVGTTSIKAVLLDSESRSVAASHSIPTTSDISDSSGIKAKEQDTVRIIDTLNRCVGLLPRDKLQHVRSIGLSGQMHGVLFWKAKSGCDWSNGDFFTARDASQLITWQDGRCSSSFLSSLPQPDSHLSVATGFGCATILWYMKHRPKFLEDFTAAGTIQDYVVSMLCGLDGCVMTPQNAASWGFFNTSSNQWNTDILKGTGFPLHLLPQCVPSGGLAGKTCSDWHGIPAGTPVGAAMGDFQCSVYSCMSARTDAVLNISTSAQLTYAMPADFKPPDSPQPASSISFFPYFDSSYLAVAASLNGGNVLATFVEMLTAWMKELGAELNEPCLYEKLICSALNQETSDLRVSPTILGERHNPLCLGQVTDISASNLSLGHVTRALCHGVLDNITSMMPAERLQQAGVSRIVGSGSALARNEVLRQEVERAFPQPVVYGQNADSAVGVAMVLCDRL